The stretch of DNA AAAGGTGACaaaatgattaaattaaaaAGTGACGCCTAATATCAGTACACACAAATCCAACGGCTCATATTCGCTCCCACCCTCCTTATACCACAAGTCCACACACATACCCACACCCTGTCACACAGTGTGTGCGATTCATATTCGTGGGTGTGAACGATGTTGGGCGAGCTTGGTCGCCGCCCTTCTTTCCGGCGTACCACTAGTATGTCCATGATCGGGGTCGACCATGCGGTCAACGTGGATCAGGCTGCGCCCTTTCCTCAGTCGGAATGTCGATCACCAGTGATCGAGTATGAGCGCCGCTCGTTGGCCGTGTTTTCTCCCAGATTCGACGTGAAGAGTTCTGGCGATACGCAAATCCAGACGGATCACTTCTTGAAGAGATGCGGCCTCTGCCACCGGAGTCTGGCTCCTGATATCGACGTCTACATGTATAggtaaattaataataaagtAGCTGTATCGACCATCCAAAAATGTTAACTATTTTGTTTTAGTTGTATTTTATATGAGTTAATTagcaaaatcaagaaaattaaggtATGATTTTTTTGAGAATTCACCAGCTAGCTTGATGAATTTGTGAGTCATTCCTTGTCCTACTCACAATATGATTGATGTTGATTTGAAAGTTGAAACTGTAAATCTTATGTTTGACTTtaccttatatatatataatatttaaactcCTTGCCAGTGCTGAATTCATGGCTATTGACCTTTTATTTTGCATATATCAGAAATTGAATGCTAAACTGGAAAGGGTTTCGAATTTTGTAGGGGTGATGTGGGATTTTGTAGCGTAGAGTGTAGAGAGCAAGGAATGAAACAAGACGAAAGAAAAGAGAGGCATGCTGCCAAAAATATCTCCGACAAGGCCGAGACTGCGGTGGCAGCTTGATCACACACAATATTATTATAAGTATAGATGTATGTATATGCTTGTGTTTGTTTAGCTATGATCTAAAGACAATATACAATAATATATGAGGTGTTGTTTGATGGGTTGTATTTATATTCGGTGAACCCGGTTCTACATAAATAAAAGTTCCATCACTGTATTTGAAATCTCTATGATTCGATACTGTATTGATCTGATCATCATATATTCCTAAAGAACTTAGGTTACTAAGGTACATGTTGCTTTGGTTTTTCTATAAAAATCtttccattttttaaaaaacagaaactactctttttttaaaaaaattattcatgatatattattatattaattttaattacaaTATCGTGTCTCAGCTGCAGTGAATGAACTTTTCCGAAGTTGATGGTAGCGACGTTTGCGGTCTTCTCCAGACTCCAAgaacaataaataataaataatatataaatgcaAGCGTAAGGCCCAACTCCATGGAAAACGACTCTTCACGAAAGTCCAATTAATATTACgaacaataaataattaacaacaTTCAGGTTCAAGTATGAAACTCAgaacatatataattaattccCTTTGATAACTCCCAACCAATCCAAATATCACAACGTGGATAGAGTAGTTCGAACTTGAATAggactcttgtgagacggttccACGAATTTTTATTCGTGAGATGAGTTAATTAtactcatatttataataaaaaataatatttttaatgagtgacataaataaaatatcagttttACAAAATTGACATATAGACACACGATTATTGTGTTTGAACTTTTGTGCAGCAATTACCAAGGACGAGTAATTCAAAAACCCACAAAAAAAGTGTGGAATATTTGCAAAAAGTAGGTTCATCAATTTTGGCCGCAATATTATAGATTAAAACTATTTCATTTACGAATCGACCAAATATCATGGAGGAAATTGAGGGTGGCATCGCTTCAAAAAGCATTAGGACAAAATTAACATATAGACGAATTTACTTATAAACAATTTATTTCATCATGGACTAAAACAACTAATTGTGGATCAAAGATTATTAAgccattggtcaacccaaaaaaaaaaaagaagaatatACATATTTCacttattattaaaattatgacTTTTTTTTATCTAAAAACTATAATAAGTCGGACCCCCTTTTCGAAAGTTTATGGATTCGACACCTACAGTTTTTGTGAGGGCTCCCTCTTCCAGTGTCATTACACCCTGCGGGGCACAAATGCATCAATACTCAAAAAAAAagtgaagaaaaataaaaataaaagagatAGATTCTGATCCCAAGATAATTGGATTTTAATGGGAAAATCACGCATATTAATCTAATGATCTTGTTTGAGCGCAGGGCTTCAAAACTGACCAAGAAAATATGATGTTCATTAAAAGAAAGATATACCTGAGATCAACAGAAGATGCATCGGATCCAGCATTAATATTGTTTAGTTCGGATATCCCATTTCCTAGTTCATGGTAATGGTTCTCCAGGGATCCCTGTGCTTGTGCTTCTGTAATATACTGAACCACTGTATTTATTTCCTGTTTCGATCGTATATATTATTATCAAAAACAAAAGAGTAAAtcgatattttaaaaatttgttaagACTTTCTTCTATTACCTGTATGGTGTCGTGATAACTCGACTGCTCCCCGACTTGACTTAGCAAAAATCTCTGAAATAACGTCATTTGATCATATACTAGTTATATAGGCTAATTCGCATCTCCCTAAAATAATTGTGTGGACTTACTTTTCTTTGCGTAACACGGCGCAACGCTTCCACAAGTCGCACCTCGCAGAATTGGAACTCAGTTATTGATGCAAACTTCTCTGATTCTGGTTCAaatatcctttttttttttcaaatagaaagaacaaaaaacaatataaatatcGAATGCAAACTTCTCTGATTCTGGTTcaaatatctttttttttatcatctagctgaaaaatcaaaattggtAATGATgggtaataacaaaattttaataaattagtttgttgggatttattttcaattattgaGACCATTTACTAAACTTATCCAATATAAGCAAGGGCTCTCTCAAAGAGCTATTAACTTTTCAAAAAAAGAAGACTGCCTTCCTTACACTACCTAAGTTGTTCTTCAGCGCTCTCTAGTTGATTTTTCAAATCAAGAATCTCCTTTTGGATTTCCTGAGAAAGCACATACAAAATCCAATTTAATGACGATTAACCAATAAGGTTACATCAAGAAAAAAGTTTTAATTATAAGATTTTGAGAGTACCTCGGAATCCGAGCCCGGAGTTGCAGAACTGATCACAATATGTTAATAGTTAGGAAATTcaattcatgaattatttttatacaatattttataaaatgtacacacacacacacacacatatatatatatatattattttttaaagttaAACCTCAATTTTGGTAGCGTGGTTAAgctttttttataaatttcaaattacGGTCTAACCATCCAATTATATGAaatctttttttatatattttattttacttcTACCATTTCAATTTCTAAAAATTAAtaactttcattttttttcagaaaaactgcttcattctctatttttttcTAAGGAACATACACATTGCGTGTGCTATGATCCGCTagtattaaatataatatatatgtacattaaatttaaaaaatattttcaaagttttgataatTATACCGAACATTAGATACCTTGGCATTGCGAGATCTTTCTCAGTTCTTATTTTCATCAAAGTGCTGATTATATGCTGCAACGAATCACGTTATAATTCATCCCATTacgaaattatatttatatatctcTATACATATTTATGTGAAGTTTAAATACCTCTTTGTTATGAATAGTCCTGAAATTATCAAAAACAAATTGTCAAACCTAAAATAATAATTCGAGTAAATTCAGGATAAATAATCTTGATGTGAAATATGATCAAGAAAAATTACCCTCCTCGATCCCGATCAGAGAGATTCAAGTACCGGTAAATCACATCTTCGATCCTATAATAATTAAGAAAGAATTCATGTATATCGCAGATCATGAATTATAAAACGATCCATGGAGATAATTAATTTCGAATACCTTTTTCTGCCGGAAAAATGGCTGAGACGACCGGAGGACGAGAACATGATAAGAGCTAAATCAATATCACATAATACAGCGATTTCATAAGCTTTCTTTATGAGACCATATCTACGTTTAGAGAATGTGACTTGCCTATTTGTGGTGTTCTCTATTTTCTTGATCGGAAGCTTACTTCtacccatttttttttttaataatttggaAATTTGATTTTGAAGTTTTAGTTTAAGGAAATGTATGAATCTATTCTTGGGAAAACTGAGAGCTTTTGCGAGTGgaaatcaaaagaaaatttaaaattgttctagggtaatttattttttaaaaaaatattaaataattgttgaagaaaataaAACGTTGGGAGGAATGAGAGGAGATGGTTGGACAAATTTTGTTCTCTCGTCATGAAAAACGGACGGAATAGGTATTTAGAAGTTTTAATTTGACGATATTTACTCTAATCTTAACAAGTAATCTCTTTAAATTTTTACCATTCACGTGCGCttatatattaaaatcataTGTATCTGTAAGAGCGACCATAATTTTTAATAAGACATAAAGTTCcttggagtaggtctcttgggagacggtctcacgaatctttatctgtgagacgggtcaaccctatggatattcacaataaaagataataatcttagcataacaagtaatattttttcctgaatgatccaaataagagattcgtcaaacaaaaacaacatgtaagaccgtctcacacaagtttttgtcaagttccTTCTAATGATCAATATTTGACCACTTTAGCTTCGTGTATCTCTCCATTGTGTGACCCAAATTAACCAGTGGGCATCCATAGATTTCTCGTGCTGCTCTTATCTTCTCCTTTCTTTGtcaatatatttttcttaacaGTGAAAAGTGACTGACTTTACTTTTGCATGTGCCTTTTTTCTTTTCCCTTAGGATTTAAATTGGAGCCTTAGATTCAAAAATATATCACCATTGACCTAGCTAGCTTACTAAGGACAATCTCACCAACCTATCAGCTAAGCCGTACGTTTAATTTAGGTATTATATTCATCatgtataaaataagaaaaacttaTGGTCAATGCGAAAGATGATGCAGTATATCTGATGCACAAGAAAATATATTATCAGATCATTAAATTATAACTTGGAACCGAATGCCGTCGTGAGGATCGAAAACTACAGAAATATATCTCTGTCACACAATTATTcgattattatcataataattatatattatatattacatGATATGACATGCATTTGGGTTGTCATCACTGAACATTGTAACGTAGGGGTCCTCAAATCTAGCACCAACATTGTTGGCTTCTGTTGTTTTTCTGACATAACCAGGTGGTGCCTTGTTGTCGTAAGCCTGAGCGGCGTAGGGCTGAGCCACTAGATTGTAAGGCACATACGGCCATATTTCTGCCTTCTTCCCCGTTGATTTGGCTTTCTTCAAGACTTTGCCTTGCTCTATGTATCCTGTTGCTGTTACTTTCTGTTGTTTTTTGTCTATCTCCGCAGAATTTACTCCTGTGCAGCACAAGTTCAATTCATCATGcatataattattaaatcagaataaaataatattttttgtttggACAAGTACTTTATAATTGTTTTTAGTGTTAAAGTAAATGTTTAAATAGATTTTTGTAAAACgtttttttttccttccaaAAATAGCTTTAAAAATGTATTCTTCTAgtataatttttaaagaaagattgagagatatttttttaatgtttttataaaCTGAAGACAATgataaaaaatcaaaacattTTACTTTTTAAATGTAAAAACGTTTTTATAgaatattttataaaacaattaacttttaaaaaaattataaaaaaaagttGTAAAAAACACTTTTATAAAAAACGCAAGTATTTATCTAAACGGAACATGAAACACTTAACATTTAATACGTTGCAATAATATATCTGTATACCAGTTAAAGAAGACAATGCGTCCTTCACTTTAAGCTCGCAGCCATCACAGTCCATTCTGACCTTCAGATTTATAGTTTGCGACAGTTTTCTCTTCTTCTTGTGTTTTTTGCCACTGCTCAGTATATCAGATATGAACTCCAAAGTTCCTGCAACACCCATTAAACAAAACTAGTTGCTAGATAAGTTTGGAGCCGAAAGGGATTATCTTCAAACTTCaagattaattaaacatttgaaAGTTAGAGGGACAATGTAAAGCAATAtcatgaatgttaaaatgattcTTCAAGTGAGGATTCGCCATAAATTTCCCTCGAGTTAACGTGttcaaaaaatcaaatttaaggGAAAATGGAAATTATTGGAAgggaaaaaattttaaaaaagaattaTGAAAGCTGCTTTAATTTCTAGACTTGGTGTTTGTTTCGATTAGATGCGAGAGGTATTGTTACTCCACCACCTCCTTATATAGACACGAGTCATGTACGAGTGGATCGAGTGAGTGACCatgaattaaattatatataatcttTGTTTACATTTGATATGATTCAAAATCTATTTCTTGTATGcaatcaaaattaaaaaataaaataatttaggtcatgcatgtttttttttttttttgggtaatTTTGGTCATTTTTTATTAGGATGTGTTTACTTTCTggataatactgagtagaggtAATTTATAGGGCatcaacttttaaaataattggatatgaTATAGAGTGATTgtagataaataataatatatttagtttaaggcaaaaatttgtgttagacggtctcacaggtcgtattttgtgagatagatcttttatttcggtcatccatgaaaaaatattactttttatactaaaatattactttttatagtgaatatcagtaggattgacccatcccacagataaagattcgtgacaacgtctcacaagagacctactcttagtTTAATTGATTAAGATTGTgattaaaggaaaaaaaatctcaattttttcttttaactaTGATAGGAAGGAAGATAAGAAATGATACATTATgagttttttcattttctttccttcTATACAGACCACATATCGTTTAACTTTACTGAAATTAAAGACtaaaaatcatgcacaagtACGATTATTAACGAGTCTTTtgagttttaaaactttttaaattcgttaaataatgaattaattgtgaTTAATAGTCATATGAAACctaaatatatgtatatgttatcTATATTGAAATCTCATTAATTAATGCCTATATTTACAATTATGAAGTAGTcatgaaatatattttcttcaaaaatataatttatcatttttataGATCAACAAGACTCGATTTACATAAGAACTGCTGGCCCAGTTAGTTAAGAGTGAAGGTCcaatttcattttcttgattttcgtTCAAACTTCCAAATTAGTTTTTGCCCCATGTCCACTACATTCGGCCCCAAGGAAGGAATTTCAGATATGGGGCAGAGGACTGGCCGACCGGTCGCAACCCGCCACAAACTGCTACTTGGGCGGTTTGGGATATTTTTAACCCAGACCATTTATTTGTCGGACAAGATGGGTCAACCCGTCATTTTTTCGAGCTGGTCCCGGCGACCCATCAGATGGGGAGTGGGGTCGGCTGACCCGTCGTTGCAAATCTAACCCGTCTATAGACTTGATTCATTTTGATAACTCTgcttatttgtttatttttcaattttgataattattttgtttttcagaaaaatatgtCACCTTTTGAAATGTTAATTATTACATTAAATTGAAGTTCAGCAATCCTACTTTTATTTTACTACTAAGAATAAATTATTATGGTGATATTCttaaatgtcatcatattcaatatttagtgacatttaagttttagtgacacctccaacaaatgccctctattccaatgtcgtcttaaacttcctgatatttttaaatgtcattataagatttaatgacaacttcatacgtgttactaattattcatataatgacaattttaaatgtcaggaaaactcatgttttaaatacatttatacatgtcttattattatactaataataatgacaaatttatatgattgttaaaatcatttataatgacaactaaaagtgtcgtgtatgttatttatagtgacaataacaaatgtggaaatatttgggttggataaatataggaggaggcgaaaaatagataaaataaatgtgggaataaaaaaacatattagattagttatcctgacatttttaattgatgtattttttatatggagggaaacAATTATTTTCCCTCCTCCAATATTTATCCAACACAAATATTCTCACATTTTTTTATAGTGacaatttttagttttttaatgattttttacgatgtggaaaaataattgtttcccttcgtataaaaaatgacatcaattaaaaatgtcaggataactaatttaatatgtttttttattttacacattattaattttttacaaatgtcattattaagtatttgtaacaacatttaattaaaatgtctaccaaaaagtgtcacaatagtccatttattgttgtagtgtTTTAAAACCAAAGCCTTCAGTTTTTTAGTTGAAAATTGAAATCTTgacaactcaattatcataACTAAAGAAACATTAGAaacacaaaattaaataaaggaagCAGTCAACTCAAGAACTTTATTGAAAACAAAGAACATAGTAATTATTTCCACGTTCATCCCTAAGATATAAATTTGCAAGTCACCTCACTATTGTTTTATTAGATCGACgaagcatatatatatatatggagcCCTATGAGTTTTAACTGATATTAGCAGTGGACGACGCGAAGCGTGGATCTTCAGCAGGGTGAATTTTCTTGTTTTTACCACTCTTATTAGTGTCATCAAAAGCCACCCTTTCACCATCCACAATGTTTCTTGATTCTCCCAATCTTTCTGATCTTTCCTCAtccattttcttcttcaacCTCTCCTTCTGCTGCTTCTTCTGCACGAGGACGTGCCCGTAACTCGCTCCTATGGAAGACATGATGATGTTACGATATAGAGGGATTAAGTTGAAATGTGTTATTGTGTTATGGTTGGCTGCGGCGGGGGGATTTGGATGAATTTATAGTCAGGGTTTGTTGCCTTTTTTGTGTTCAAGCTAGCAGATTAATATTCTTGTTGGGGCCATGCATGTGAATGATTTCAGCGGTGATATCTGCGGGAGGTTTCATCTGTTATTGATGTCTGGAAGAACTGTGTGGATGATGTGCCGTTTTAACCTCTTATACTTTTCGAAGTTCCATTCCTCATTGTAGGGAATCGGTAATTTTAGATCAAATGAGTAATGGAATGTATGTAACGGTACTGTCCGAGCTACAGCCCGTCTGGCTTGCTTTAAGTTATATTCTTTTTGCGTGATTTGACTGTTTGAACTGACATATGTTGATATTGTCGTGGCTCACGAACCAACTTGTTTCCatatctattctattttattaaaggtGAGGATAGGATAGTAACCACTTAGGGGAtaccaattttttcttccaactttacccttatatgatagtAATAttgcacttttgttttttgttttgtttttttaaatctcAACACAcacttatattttattttttttatttcaacaattcaaatatcaatttagcccctccataatttgtcaaatttcactttagtccatcgataatgataaaaaaaaagttgTACACACACATCGCATGTGCAGAATAACTAGTTTGAATGAAGTATAAGACTTCTTTTAGTGGTCTCAATTTAGACTAGTCGGATTGAAGTAAGAGTATTACAAAAAAACAATCGATCTAAACTCGAAACAACTTAGACAACTATAAACCTGAACCCAAACCAACCCATAACTGCTTTAATTTTTAtcgttattattttattatttaataaaataataattgaaagGAACATCGGATTAATCCACAGTATATACTAGCAGACTCGAACTGAGAGAGTCATGAATGGGGATGATGATACATATAGATACATACAGTTGGTTCAATGATTCTATAATGCATGAATGCTAATATTGTAGGAGCTCTTCATTAATagtgaatatatatattaaccTTAGCCCTCTTGGTCCATGGTATATACCTAGTGTCCTAATGTGGGACAAAGTTCTCGAGCAGAGATAATGTAAAAACATCATCTCCGAATATGAAATATAATGTTTCGTATGAGACGGTACACAGATACAGTTAAAAATATTTACTCATCTCACTGGAAAGATATGTGGATCGTCACATAAGATATCTACTCTTTTATATTTGTAGATGAGGCTTTTACATTGTCTCTACTCGAGAAAGTTAATATTTTTAgcacaaaaattaatatttttttttatgaataagaTCAGATTGGATAtcttattcaaaaaaaaaatactttttatgttaaaaatattaaagttcTCGTAGGTTGAAGATCAATATtataaaattgacccgaaaaaATCGTCTCACGTGAAATTTTTTGTGAATATGATATCGAGgagatttcattaattaattcttAAATATCTGAAACTTGATTATACGAAGCCCAATGCCAAATTCTTTTCACGGTTTAAACACAATGGAAAAACCAAGTGTTGCTCATTACTAATTCAGCATGAATTTCCTCTTGTTTTCTAGTGAGCCATAATGCCCGGGTACCCAACTCAACATGtacataatatataattataattatagaaaatataatattctattCTTGTTGAATACTCTTTTGATAAGTGAGTAACCCATCCTTCTACTTGTGAAAGCTATGCGCATTTTGGGATCCTTAAATTGCCTCAATTTACATGTGTCCTTTGTCATATAAAATGATTAATCCTGCTTGtccatctttcttttcttttttctttcaaCTATTTTCGCGATTCAATTGTTTTTCAACGTTTTAGTAATCTATTTTATTTACATAAATCGACGCAT from Primulina tabacum isolate GXHZ01 chromosome 3, ASM2559414v2, whole genome shotgun sequence encodes:
- the LOC142538908 gene encoding FCS-Like Zinc finger 7-like; its protein translation is MLGELGRRPSFRRTTSMSMIGVDHAVNVDQAAPFPQSECRSPVIEYERRSLAVFSPRFDVKSSGDTQIQTDHFLKRCGLCHRSLAPDIDVYMYRGDVGFCSVECREQGMKQDERKERHAAKNISDKAETAVAA
- the LOC142538909 gene encoding agamous-like MADS-box protein AGL66, which codes for MGRSKLPIKKIENTTNRQVTFSKRRYGLIKKAYEIAVLCDIDLALIMFSSSGRLSHFSGRKRIEDVIYRYLNLSDRDRGGTIHNKEHIISTLMKIRTEKDLAMPSSATPGSDSEEIQKEILDLKNQLESAEEQLRIFEPESEKFASITEFQFCEVRLVEALRRVTQRKRFLLSQVGEQSSYHDTIQEINTVVQYITEAQAQGSLENHYHELGNGISELNNINAGSDASSVDLRV
- the LOC142538911 gene encoding heavy metal-associated isoprenylated plant protein 23-like; this encodes MGVAGTLEFISDILSSGKKHKKKRKLSQTINLKVRMDCDGCELKVKDALSSLTGVNSAEIDKKQQKVTATGYIEQGKVLKKAKSTGKKAEIWPYVPYNLVAQPYAAQAYDNKAPPGYVRKTTEANNVGARFEDPYVTMFSDDNPNACHIM